The Mangrovivirga cuniculi genomic sequence GCTGAGTGAATTTATATTTTGTAAATTCCCAAAATGAAGTTCAGAACAGAAATAAAAGCGAAAAAAGCTGATTTTGAATTACTCCCCGGAGAAAAAATTCTTCTGGTGGGCTCGTGTTTTGCTGAAAATATCGGAAAAAAACTGATGGACTACGGTTTCCGGAGTTCAATAAATCCAATGGGCATTATTTTTAACCCGGTATCCCTGGCTAAAATTATTAACAACTCATTATCAGAAGCTTTTCAAATAAATAATGACCACATAATAGAAAGAGAATCTCTTTATTTTAGCCTTGATTTTCATTCTAAGCTTTACGCCAACGATCCTCAAAAATTATTTTTTGAAATCACTAATAAACTCTCTAATCTTAGAGAGGCAGTTACAGGTGCAAAAACCATTTTCATAACATTTGGCACTGCATACATTTACCGGTATCAACCGACAAATAATATTGTGGCCAATTGCCAGAAAATACCTCAATCTTTTTTCACAAAAGCCCTATTAAGGGCAGATGAGATTGTTGAATCCTGGAACTACACTATAAAATCAATTAAAGAAATCAATCCTAATTGCAATATTGTTTTCACTGTAAGTCCAGTAAGACATATTAAAGATGGTTTTCATGAAAACCAACTAAGTAAATCCACTCTTTTGCTGGCTGTAAACAAATTGGTAGAAGAAAACGACTGCTGTTCTTACTTTCCTGCTTATGAATTATTACTCGATGATCTGAGGGATTATCGGTTTTATTCTGAAGATCTGATTCACCCAAATGATCAGGCAGTGGAATATATCAGGGAGCATTTTTGGGAAACCTTTCTCTCTGAAAAAACCATCCAGTTGGTAGGTAAATATGAAAAAATAAAAAGAAGGCTTGAACACAGGCCGCTTCAAAGAGGTACACAGCATTTAACTTTTCTCAAGGAAACAAAGAAAATGCTACTTGTCTTAAACGAACAATTTCCTGTAGAAAACCTTATTGAAGAAGCAGATTATAAACTCAAGAAATATGAGCAACGAGCACACTAATAGTCTTATACACGAATCAAGTCCTTACCTGTTGCAACATGCCCACAATCCGGTAGATTGGGTTCCATGGAGTGAGATAGCCTTTGATGAAGCGAAAAAACAAAATAAACCGCTACTTATAAGTATTGGCTATAGTTCATGTCATTGGTGTCATGTGATGGAAAGAGAATCGTTCGAGGACAAAGATATTGCTGATATGATGAACGAATGGTTTATCTGTGTTAAAGTAGATAGAGAAGAACGACCGGATGTAGATCAACTATATATGGAAGCCGTTCAGGCAATGGGAATAAACGGAGGCTGGCCTTTAAATGTCTTCGTTCTGCCTGACGGCAGCCCTTTTTACGGAGGTAC encodes the following:
- a CDS encoding GSCFA domain-containing protein; protein product: MKFRTEIKAKKADFELLPGEKILLVGSCFAENIGKKLMDYGFRSSINPMGIIFNPVSLAKIINNSLSEAFQINNDHIIERESLYFSLDFHSKLYANDPQKLFFEITNKLSNLREAVTGAKTIFITFGTAYIYRYQPTNNIVANCQKIPQSFFTKALLRADEIVESWNYTIKSIKEINPNCNIVFTVSPVRHIKDGFHENQLSKSTLLLAVNKLVEENDCCSYFPAYELLLDDLRDYRFYSEDLIHPNDQAVEYIREHFWETFLSEKTIQLVGKYEKIKRRLEHRPLQRGTQHLTFLKETKKMLLVLNEQFPVENLIEEADYKLKKYEQRAH